A genome region from Anaerobaca lacustris includes the following:
- a CDS encoding valine--tRNA ligase, translating to MAEQLDKVYDPQTVEKQVNTLWGARPYFHPDPSNVADAESYTIVIPPPNVTAALHLGHALNNTLQDVLIRFRRMQQRRTLWMPGTDHAGIATQTVVEKRILAEEGKRRTDFARDDFVARVQAWKDEYETTIIGQLKAMGCSCDWARTRFTMDEVCAKAVRANFFNLFRDGLIYRGKRLVNWDPATQTVLADDEVEHETVRGHFWYLRYPLVESVAGVPPLRSDRVAGILPACQNDESTIQKRQGRYLPHWSQEGATYAISFRLADAVPAEVAELWRRQREEIAERARQQGRSLTAAELTELDRLYSEKIESFLDAGHGNCLLRDPQLAQIVQSALRHFDGQRYQLVAWAVMPNHVHAIVRPLAGQELPKIVHSWKSFTSKEINRQIGRQGSLWMDEYYDHLIRDERDFGNQVEYVLANPEKAGLRDWPWYGMRNPSTEEDRGQDALGTRGRDALDTIRYVTVATTRPETMLGDTAVAMNPNDPRAKYLVGKHVRLPIVGRIIPIVADEHVVLPNPESEDEKARFSTGFLKVTPAHDPDDWAIGQRHNLDVINVMAPDGSISDKHGWVDATEPEAQNLLGMDRFEAREAIVEWFRQEGLLEDVREYTHEVGHSYRSHVPIEPYLSDQWYIAVKKPIEHLAARFGDGLIEGTGVPVNSLAGLALKPLLDGRLRFIPERYARTYQTWLENLRDWPISRQLWWGHRIPVWSKPGDDVALPNGLADSVFSVAGQSDEGPVTFVCVAPDHGDVESRLEVEGWSRDSDVLDTWFSSALWPFSTLGWPDETPEMKTFYPGDVLCTAREIITLWVSRMVMMGQYCAGDIPFRDVYIHAMIQDGEGRKMSKSLGNGIDPLVAIDSHGADAMRFTLASMTTDTQDIRMPVAPMTLPDGRQVNTSPKFDIGRNFCNKLWNASRFAMMNLDGFAPTPFDTDDLDVISRWILSRLAATEAEATAALEAFKFSEPLALLYRFFWNDFCDWYLEWVKFSMRDETRRPIAQNVLAFVLDRTLRLLHPFVPFITEGIYQKLNELAPARGLGSIAAGDGSEALTVAQWPRGLDGLVNADVEEQIRLVQETIRAIRDIRNKYNKSSEVLAASAAAPQATTEVLNANADLICQLANLTSFQAAEGAAKPNNAATTIVEGTQVFVHDVIDPAAERARLDKQKQEIQQAKKAVEGKLANENFVSRAKPEVVAQARERLTQLQEQLQAVETHLTELGG from the coding sequence ATGGCAGAGCAGTTGGACAAAGTCTACGATCCACAGACCGTCGAGAAGCAGGTCAACACGCTCTGGGGCGCGCGACCGTACTTTCATCCCGACCCGTCCAACGTGGCCGATGCGGAGAGCTACACGATCGTGATCCCTCCGCCCAACGTCACCGCCGCTCTGCACCTGGGCCACGCCCTGAACAACACCCTCCAGGACGTCCTGATCCGCTTCCGCCGGATGCAGCAGCGCAGAACGCTCTGGATGCCCGGCACCGATCACGCAGGCATCGCCACGCAGACGGTGGTCGAGAAGCGCATCCTTGCCGAGGAGGGCAAGCGGCGTACCGACTTCGCGCGGGACGATTTCGTTGCCAGGGTCCAGGCCTGGAAGGACGAGTACGAAACAACCATCATCGGCCAGCTCAAGGCGATGGGCTGCTCCTGCGACTGGGCGCGCACGCGGTTCACGATGGACGAGGTGTGCGCCAAGGCCGTACGGGCCAACTTCTTCAACCTCTTCAGGGACGGTCTGATCTATCGCGGCAAACGTCTGGTCAACTGGGACCCGGCCACGCAAACGGTCCTGGCCGACGACGAGGTCGAGCACGAGACTGTCCGAGGCCATTTCTGGTACCTGCGCTATCCGCTCGTCGAAAGTGTCGCGGGCGTCCCGCCCTTGCGATCTGACCGTGTCGCGGGCATCTTGCCCGCGTGTCAAAACGACGAATCGACGATCCAGAAACGGCAGGGCCGCTACCTCCCTCACTGGTCTCAGGAGGGTGCCACGTATGCCATCAGCTTCCGCCTGGCGGATGCGGTTCCTGCAGAGGTCGCTGAGTTGTGGCGTCGTCAGCGAGAGGAGATCGCCGAGCGTGCCCGCCAGCAGGGACGTTCCCTGACCGCTGCCGAGTTGACCGAACTGGACCGATTGTACTCAGAGAAGATCGAGTCTTTCCTCGACGCGGGACATGGCAACTGCCTTTTGCGGGATCCGCAGCTTGCCCAGATCGTGCAAAGCGCGCTGAGGCATTTTGACGGCCAGCGGTACCAACTCGTTGCTTGGGCCGTGATGCCGAATCACGTCCATGCAATCGTCCGGCCGTTGGCAGGGCAAGAGTTGCCCAAGATCGTCCACTCGTGGAAGTCCTTCACTTCGAAAGAAATCAATCGACAGATCGGGCGTCAGGGTTCCTTGTGGATGGATGAGTACTACGATCACTTGATCCGTGACGAGAGAGACTTCGGCAACCAGGTCGAATATGTGCTGGCCAACCCTGAGAAGGCGGGGTTGAGGGACTGGCCTTGGTATGGAATGCGGAATCCGTCTACAGAGGAAGATCGAGGGCAAGATGCCCTCGGTACGCGCGGGCGGGACGCCCTCGACACAATTCGTTATGTTACGGTGGCGACGACGCGGCCGGAGACGATGCTGGGCGACACGGCCGTCGCGATGAACCCGAACGATCCGCGGGCCAAATACCTCGTTGGAAAGCATGTTCGGCTGCCCATCGTCGGGCGGATCATCCCCATCGTCGCCGATGAGCACGTGGTTCTGCCCAATCCCGAAAGCGAGGACGAGAAGGCCCGATTCTCGACGGGTTTCCTGAAGGTTACGCCCGCCCACGACCCGGACGACTGGGCCATCGGCCAGCGGCACAATCTCGATGTCATCAATGTGATGGCGCCTGACGGTTCGATCAGCGACAAACACGGCTGGGTCGATGCGACCGAGCCGGAGGCGCAGAATCTACTTGGCATGGACCGGTTCGAAGCCCGTGAAGCCATCGTCGAATGGTTCCGCCAGGAGGGCCTGCTCGAGGACGTGCGCGAGTATACGCACGAGGTGGGCCACAGCTACCGCAGTCACGTGCCCATCGAGCCGTATCTATCCGACCAGTGGTACATCGCCGTCAAGAAGCCGATCGAGCATCTGGCCGCCAGATTCGGCGATGGTCTGATCGAAGGGACCGGCGTCCCCGTCAACTCCCTGGCGGGCCTGGCGCTCAAGCCCCTGCTCGACGGGCGCCTGCGCTTCATCCCGGAACGGTACGCCAGGACGTATCAGACGTGGCTGGAGAATCTCCGCGACTGGCCGATCAGCCGCCAACTCTGGTGGGGCCACCGCATCCCGGTTTGGTCGAAGCCCGGCGACGATGTCGCGCTGCCCAATGGTCTTGCCGACAGCGTCTTCTCGGTTGCAGGGCAATCCGACGAGGGGCCTGTCACGTTTGTCTGCGTCGCGCCAGACCATGGGGATGTCGAATCAAGGCTCGAAGTCGAGGGCTGGAGTCGTGACAGCGACGTGCTCGATACGTGGTTTTCATCGGCGTTGTGGCCGTTCAGTACGCTGGGCTGGCCGGACGAGACGCCGGAGATGAAGACGTTCTATCCGGGGGACGTGCTCTGCACAGCCCGCGAGATCATCACGCTGTGGGTCTCGCGCATGGTGATGATGGGCCAGTACTGCGCCGGGGACATCCCCTTCCGCGACGTGTACATCCACGCGATGATCCAGGACGGCGAAGGGCGCAAGATGTCCAAGAGCCTGGGCAACGGGATCGACCCGCTCGTCGCTATCGACAGCCACGGCGCCGACGCGATGCGGTTCACCCTGGCCAGCATGACCACCGACACGCAGGACATCCGCATGCCCGTGGCGCCGATGACCCTGCCCGACGGACGGCAGGTCAATACCTCGCCCAAATTCGACATCGGTCGCAACTTCTGCAACAAGCTTTGGAACGCCTCGCGTTTCGCGATGATGAACCTCGACGGGTTCGCGCCGACCCCGTTCGATACCGACGACCTGGACGTCATCAGCCGGTGGATCCTGTCTCGCCTGGCCGCTACGGAGGCGGAGGCCACCGCCGCCCTGGAGGCCTTCAAGTTCAGCGAGCCGCTGGCGCTGCTCTATCGTTTCTTCTGGAACGATTTCTGCGACTGGTATCTCGAGTGGGTCAAGTTCAGCATGCGCGACGAGACCCGCCGGCCCATCGCCCAGAACGTCCTGGCGTTCGTCCTCGATCGCACCCTGCGATTGCTGCATCCGTTCGTGCCGTTCATCACGGAGGGCATCTATCAGAAGCTCAACGAACTGGCCCCTGCCAGAGGACTCGGGAGCATCGCCGCCGGCGACGGCTCGGAGGCCCTGACGGTCGCCCAGTGGCCCAGAGGGCTCGACGGACTCGTCAACGCCGACGTGGAAGAGCAGATCCGCCTCGTGCAGGAGACGATCCGCGCGATCCGCGACATCCGGAACAAATACAACAAATCGAGCGAAGTGCTGGCGGCTTCGGCGGCCGCACCACAGGCCACCACCGAGGTCCTCAACGCCAATGCCGATTTGATCTGCCAACTGGCCAACCTGACTTCGTTCCAGGCGGCCGAGGGGGCGGCCAAGCCGAACAACGCCGCCACCACCATAGTAGAAGGGACGCAGGTCTTCGTGCACGACGTGATCGACCCGGCCGCGGAACGGGCCCGTCTCGACAAGCAGAAGCAGGAGATCCAGCAGGCCAAGAAGGCCGTGGAAGGCAAGCTGGCCAACGAGAATTTCGTGAGCCGGGCCAAGCCGGAGGTCGTCGCCCAGGCCAGAGAGAGGCTCACGCAGCTTCAGGAGCAGTTGCAGGCGGTGGAAACGCACCTGACGGAACTGGGCGGCTGA
- the rho gene encoding transcription termination factor Rho: MTKKRKTKKKPAPNQDVAAVQAEEMEAASAATATAEAAEPGEGSELLDEESTHAKYERIKKGNLYLTDLQKLTVADLHEIAKNEGITEYSALKKQDLIFRILKERIRQTGLMYGEGVLEVLPDGYGFLRNPSYNYLSSSDDIYVSPSQIRRFGLRTGNVVSGQIRPPKDSEKYFALLRVEAINFENPDLLADKIVFSDLTPLHPEDRLILETGTDELSMRIIDIVTPVGKGQRGLIVAPPRTGKTILLQKMANAITQNHPEAKLIVLLIDERPEEVTEMARKTAPDVEVISSTFDEPASRHCQVAEIVIEKAKRLVEYGQDVVILLDSITRLARAYNNETPHSGRILTGGVDAGAMQMPKKFFGAARNVEEGGSLSIFATALIDTGSKMDEVIFEEFKATGNMELHLDRRLVDRRVYPAIDISRSGTRREELLLDPKELELVYRLRRVLSDLNPVEAVELLKNRLAKTRSNAEFLMTMNLD, encoded by the coding sequence ATGACCAAGAAACGGAAGACGAAGAAGAAACCGGCGCCCAATCAGGATGTGGCGGCGGTGCAGGCGGAAGAGATGGAGGCGGCCTCCGCAGCGACGGCAACCGCCGAAGCGGCCGAGCCCGGTGAGGGGTCCGAGCTGCTCGATGAGGAATCAACGCACGCCAAGTACGAGCGGATCAAGAAGGGCAACCTCTACCTGACGGACCTCCAGAAGCTCACCGTCGCCGATCTGCACGAGATCGCCAAGAACGAGGGGATCACCGAATACAGCGCCCTGAAGAAGCAGGACCTGATCTTTCGCATCCTCAAGGAGCGGATTCGCCAGACCGGCCTGATGTACGGCGAGGGCGTCCTCGAGGTCCTGCCGGACGGCTATGGCTTCCTGCGCAACCCGAGCTACAACTACCTGTCGTCCTCCGACGACATCTACGTTTCGCCGTCGCAGATTCGCCGATTCGGATTGCGAACCGGCAACGTCGTTTCAGGACAAATACGACCCCCAAAGGACTCAGAGAAGTACTTTGCCCTGCTGCGCGTCGAAGCGATCAATTTCGAGAACCCCGACCTGCTCGCCGACAAGATCGTCTTCAGCGACCTGACGCCGCTGCACCCCGAGGACCGTCTGATCCTGGAGACCGGCACGGACGAGCTGAGCATGCGGATCATCGACATCGTCACTCCGGTGGGCAAGGGCCAGCGCGGTCTGATCGTCGCCCCGCCGCGCACCGGCAAGACGATTCTGCTCCAGAAGATGGCCAACGCCATCACGCAGAACCATCCGGAAGCCAAGCTCATCGTCCTGCTGATCGACGAGCGTCCGGAAGAAGTCACCGAGATGGCTCGAAAGACCGCCCCGGACGTCGAGGTCATCAGTTCGACCTTTGACGAGCCGGCGTCGCGGCACTGCCAGGTGGCCGAGATCGTGATCGAGAAGGCCAAGCGTCTGGTCGAGTACGGCCAGGACGTGGTGATCCTGCTCGATTCGATCACGCGTCTGGCGCGTGCCTATAACAATGAGACGCCGCACTCCGGCCGCATCCTGACCGGCGGTGTGGATGCCGGCGCCATGCAGATGCCCAAGAAGTTCTTCGGCGCCGCCCGTAACGTCGAGGAAGGCGGCTCGCTGAGCATCTTCGCGACCGCCCTGATCGACACCGGCTCCAAGATGGACGAGGTGATCTTCGAGGAATTCAAGGCCACCGGCAACATGGAGCTGCACCTGGATCGACGCCTGGTCGACCGACGGGTCTATCCGGCCATCGACATCAGCCGAAGCGGGACACGACGCGAGGAACTGCTGCTCGATCCGAAGGAGCTCGAACTCGTTTATCGTCTGCGGAGGGTCCTGAGCGACCTGAACCCGGTCGAGGCCGTCGAGTTGCTCAAGAACCGGCTGGCCAAGACGCGGAGCAACGCCGAGTTCCTGATGACCATGAATCTGGATTAG
- the coaE gene encoding dephospho-CoA kinase (Dephospho-CoA kinase (CoaE) performs the final step in coenzyme A biosynthesis.), translating to MSELDRTKNKPVLGIVGGIASGKSAVAAEFGRLGCAVVDADAIARQALETPAIREAIVERFGPGVLAGAGQIDRRTLAEIVFGDTAKLQALNAIVHPFVLRRAEELIARHRRDPGVKAVVLDMPLLVEVGWADRCDRIVFVRCDRARRVERAGRGRSMDERNIEIRENLQISLDTKAALADNTIDNNSDFSALVRQVVFIFSEMTKNS from the coding sequence ATGAGCGAGCTGGACCGTACGAAGAACAAGCCGGTACTTGGGATCGTCGGAGGCATCGCGTCCGGGAAAAGCGCCGTCGCCGCGGAGTTCGGGCGGCTGGGCTGTGCGGTGGTCGACGCCGATGCCATCGCTCGCCAGGCGCTTGAGACCCCGGCGATTCGCGAGGCGATTGTCGAACGATTTGGCCCCGGCGTCCTGGCCGGGGCCGGTCAGATCGACCGTCGGACGCTCGCGGAAATCGTCTTTGGCGATACCGCGAAGCTCCAAGCGCTCAACGCGATCGTCCACCCATTCGTACTGCGGCGGGCCGAAGAGTTGATCGCTCGGCACCGCCGGGACCCCGGCGTCAAAGCGGTGGTGCTCGACATGCCCCTGCTGGTCGAGGTGGGCTGGGCCGACCGCTGCGACCGGATCGTGTTCGTCCGCTGCGACCGCGCCCGTCGCGTGGAACGTGCCGGCCGCGGGCGTTCCATGGACGAACGAAACATCGAAATTCGCGAAAATCTTCAGATTTCTCTGGACACCAAAGCGGCCCTTGCCGATAATACTATAGACAACAACTCTGACTTCTCGGCACTGGTCAGGCAAGTCGTATTTATCTTCTCTGAGATGACTAAGAATAGTTAG
- a CDS encoding tetratricopeptide repeat protein: MKNTVLTAAVILIATQAGAFAQGTRLANAGKGGLHVRSLDEVLRLQDDEMDLATAALIASEYWSDMVHGRRYIEQLDAMAQEIRNRLRQQRLQVNFRAIPVINDYLFNELGFKAIPHADDPNDLFLHSVMDRRQGYCLSLSVLYLSVAERLGLKVYGVVVPGHFFVRFDDGRTRFNIETTSGGGTSSDEHYIEKFNVPGNRRQTIYMQNLTKRQALGCFFNNLGTVYNDIGDIETALLALERAVAINPTLSESRANLGNVYLQKGRTEDALRQYQAALDLNPNDAKAYHNLANGFVEFDRLDRAVSSYRQALALDPNLVDAYRGLALVYTRLTKYPEAARELRQAVRLAPHDAAVYGQLGDLYYRAGNYREALSEYQRALSLDRNSAETHYGMGQCYRQLDQRENEIRAYKDALALKPDMLAALVDLVNAYVDRKDFTSALPYCRRATFLAPENPTLHAQLGDLYGRTNETDKSIASFHQALAVKPDYAEAYCGLALGYQKDNQIAEAIEAYQAALKIQPDTMMALVNLGNIYFGQGDYDSAVDHYRRAVVVRPKEASVHHNLGAAYSNKNDYVQAAQAYRQAVTIDPNFGDAHYGLACSLYVLQQYDLAWSHMNTARRLGTSVPDDQVRAMQSKVRRP, translated from the coding sequence ATGAAGAACACTGTCTTGACCGCGGCTGTCATCCTGATTGCGACCCAGGCCGGCGCGTTCGCGCAGGGCACGCGCCTGGCCAACGCAGGCAAAGGCGGCCTCCACGTGCGGTCGCTCGACGAGGTCCTGCGTCTCCAGGACGACGAGATGGACCTGGCCACGGCCGCCCTGATCGCGTCGGAGTACTGGAGTGACATGGTTCATGGGCGTCGCTACATCGAGCAGCTCGACGCCATGGCGCAGGAGATCCGCAACCGGCTCCGTCAGCAGCGGCTTCAGGTCAACTTTCGCGCCATCCCCGTGATCAACGACTACCTGTTCAACGAGCTGGGATTCAAGGCCATTCCCCACGCCGACGACCCGAACGATCTGTTCCTGCACTCGGTCATGGATCGGCGGCAGGGATACTGCCTGAGCCTGTCCGTGCTCTATCTGTCGGTGGCCGAGCGCCTTGGACTGAAGGTCTATGGCGTGGTCGTTCCAGGCCACTTCTTCGTTCGGTTCGACGACGGCCGGACGCGATTCAACATCGAAACGACCAGCGGCGGTGGAACCTCCTCGGACGAGCACTACATCGAGAAGTTCAACGTGCCCGGCAACCGGCGGCAGACGATCTACATGCAGAACCTGACCAAGCGGCAGGCTCTGGGCTGCTTCTTCAACAACCTCGGCACCGTCTACAACGACATCGGAGACATCGAGACCGCCCTGCTCGCGCTGGAACGTGCCGTGGCGATCAACCCGACGCTCTCGGAATCGCGCGCCAACCTCGGCAACGTCTACCTGCAGAAAGGCCGGACCGAAGACGCGCTGCGACAGTATCAGGCGGCCCTCGACCTCAACCCCAACGATGCCAAGGCGTATCACAATCTCGCGAATGGGTTCGTGGAGTTCGACCGTCTGGACCGCGCGGTCTCTTCCTATCGCCAGGCGCTCGCGCTGGACCCGAACCTGGTCGACGCCTATCGAGGTCTGGCCCTGGTGTACACCCGACTCACGAAGTACCCCGAAGCGGCGCGCGAGCTGCGGCAGGCTGTCCGCCTTGCGCCCCACGACGCCGCCGTCTACGGCCAGCTTGGGGACCTGTACTACCGCGCGGGCAACTACCGCGAGGCCCTTTCGGAGTATCAGAGGGCTCTGAGCCTCGACAGGAATTCGGCCGAGACCCACTACGGCATGGGACAGTGCTACCGTCAGCTCGATCAGAGAGAGAACGAAATCCGTGCGTATAAGGATGCGCTGGCGCTGAAACCGGACATGCTCGCGGCCCTGGTGGATCTCGTCAACGCCTACGTCGACCGGAAAGACTTCACCTCTGCGTTGCCCTACTGCCGCCGGGCGACGTTCCTGGCGCCGGAAAATCCAACGCTCCACGCGCAGTTGGGCGATCTGTACGGCCGTACGAACGAGACCGACAAGTCGATCGCCTCGTTTCACCAGGCTCTGGCCGTCAAACCCGATTACGCAGAGGCCTACTGCGGGCTCGCACTCGGTTATCAAAAAGACAACCAGATCGCCGAAGCCATCGAGGCATATCAGGCCGCGCTGAAGATCCAGCCCGACACGATGATGGCCCTGGTGAACCTTGGCAACATATACTTCGGCCAGGGTGACTACGATTCGGCCGTGGATCACTATCGCCGAGCCGTCGTCGTGCGACCCAAGGAAGCCTCGGTCCACCACAACCTCGGGGCGGCCTATTCCAACAAGAACGATTACGTCCAGGCCGCCCAGGCATACCGTCAGGCCGTTACAATCGATCCCAACTTTGGTGACGCACACTACGGGTTGGCCTGTAGTCTCTATGTGCTCCAGCAGTACGATCTGGCCTGGAGCCACATGAACACGGCCAGACGGCTCGGCACGAGCGTTCCGGACGATCAGGTCCGCGCCATGCAGAGCAAGGTGAGGCGTCCGTGA
- a CDS encoding 3-keto-disaccharide hydrolase: MMALSRANVAGRRFRTESFHPFRRSATFTAALWVLAVLLSGCRCPCAAPDAPAHEAEVAGQTPPDEVVAPVVQRAEEPPKGILDLGPGEQVRLFDGAGLGQWKVTDFGGQGDVHVEDGAIVLEMGSYATGITWTGPVIRMNYEITLEAKRVEGNDFFCALTFPVADKPCTLVLGGWGGTLCGLSTIDYYDASENPTTTFYSFKKQTWYHVRLRVVPNRITAWLDGEELVDLDTTDRRIDIRAEMDLCQPLGIATWVTTGAVRNIYLTKLPDPIL, from the coding sequence ATGATGGCGTTATCGCGGGCAAACGTAGCCGGAAGGCGTTTTCGGACTGAATCGTTCCACCCGTTTCGGCGCAGCGCGACGTTCACGGCGGCCCTGTGGGTTCTGGCTGTGCTGTTGTCCGGATGCCGATGTCCGTGTGCCGCTCCGGACGCGCCGGCCCACGAGGCCGAAGTGGCCGGGCAGACACCACCGGACGAGGTCGTGGCGCCGGTCGTGCAGAGGGCCGAGGAACCACCGAAGGGGATCCTCGATCTGGGACCGGGCGAACAGGTGCGTCTCTTCGACGGGGCCGGTCTCGGTCAGTGGAAGGTGACGGATTTCGGCGGGCAGGGCGACGTCCACGTCGAGGACGGGGCCATCGTCCTGGAGATGGGCAGCTACGCCACCGGGATCACCTGGACCGGTCCGGTTATCCGCATGAACTACGAGATCACGCTCGAAGCGAAGCGCGTCGAGGGAAACGACTTCTTCTGCGCTCTGACCTTTCCGGTCGCTGACAAGCCCTGTACGCTGGTCCTCGGCGGGTGGGGGGGCACCTTGTGCGGCCTGTCCACCATCGACTACTACGACGCCTCGGAGAACCCGACGACGACGTTCTATTCGTTCAAGAAGCAGACGTGGTACCACGTGCGTCTGCGCGTCGTTCCGAATCGGATCACGGCGTGGCTGGACGGCGAAGAGCTTGTGGACCTCGACACGACCGACCGCAGGATCGACATTCGGGCCGAGATGGACCTGTGCCAGCCGCTGGGCATCGCCACCTGGGTCACAACCGGCGCGGTCCGCAACATCTACCTGACGAAGCTGCCCGATCCGATCTTATAG
- a CDS encoding MATE family efflux transporter → MTARPQPDRTGPPDYETSLAYMFKLAGPMVVSTVSMTVMQFVDRFMVSRLGTDALAAVLPAGFVSFLPGGFAMGVLTSLNTFVSQSFGRGEKANCSRYFWQALYMATAYCTLILAIMWPAAHSIFTLLGQPAAVVPMEVIYFRIMLLANFVAIVNWSSNHFFMGIHRPIIIMCSSLCGQAVNVFANYVLIFGKLGLPAMGIAGAAWGTFVGMSVAASINLAVFLSGPIHRQFGSRRTLRPDVASMRAILSIGVPAGIGLMTNVALWGVVLFTLVGRFGKEAMAATSAVLSYTNLSTMPIVGLSTALTAAVGKSIGAGRKDLAMRQAKGSLRVGLIYMGLVGACFLFLRDSLMVFWSRDPEVLAIGSQILVLAALYQMFHAARIIYGGALRGAGDTTWLAISSGIGAIGILGLGGALVVRLFPGLGALGPWSLAAISIAVVGVANRWRFKSKRWMQIDLFRHPTVPEAFSVEQPNG, encoded by the coding sequence TCTATGACCGTTATGCAGTTCGTGGACCGCTTCATGGTCTCGCGTCTGGGTACCGATGCGCTTGCCGCAGTCCTACCGGCCGGATTTGTCAGCTTCCTTCCGGGCGGCTTCGCGATGGGCGTCTTGACGAGCCTGAACACCTTTGTCAGCCAGAGCTTCGGACGTGGTGAAAAGGCCAACTGCTCCCGTTACTTCTGGCAGGCACTGTACATGGCCACGGCCTACTGCACGCTCATCCTGGCCATCATGTGGCCGGCAGCCCATTCGATCTTCACGCTGTTGGGGCAACCGGCTGCTGTGGTTCCGATGGAGGTCATCTATTTTCGGATCATGCTGCTGGCCAATTTCGTTGCGATCGTCAACTGGTCGAGCAATCATTTTTTCATGGGCATTCATCGCCCCATCATCATTATGTGCTCGTCTCTATGTGGGCAGGCAGTCAATGTGTTCGCCAACTACGTTCTGATCTTCGGCAAGCTGGGCTTGCCGGCCATGGGGATTGCCGGCGCCGCCTGGGGCACGTTCGTCGGGATGAGTGTCGCCGCATCGATCAACCTCGCCGTGTTTCTCAGTGGACCGATTCACCGCCAGTTCGGATCGAGAAGAACGCTCCGGCCGGACGTCGCGTCGATGCGCGCGATTCTCAGCATCGGTGTCCCGGCTGGCATCGGGTTAATGACCAATGTCGCTCTCTGGGGCGTCGTTCTCTTCACCCTGGTCGGACGATTCGGCAAGGAAGCGATGGCGGCCACCAGCGCGGTGCTGTCCTATACCAACCTGTCCACGATGCCGATCGTCGGTCTATCCACCGCCCTGACAGCGGCCGTCGGCAAATCCATCGGTGCCGGTCGCAAGGACCTCGCCATGCGGCAAGCCAAAGGCTCTTTGCGCGTCGGTCTCATCTACATGGGGCTCGTCGGCGCGTGCTTTCTTTTCCTGCGCGACTCGCTGATGGTGTTTTGGTCCAGAGATCCTGAAGTTCTCGCAATCGGTTCACAGATCCTTGTCCTTGCGGCCCTGTACCAGATGTTTCACGCAGCGCGAATCATCTATGGCGGCGCCCTCCGCGGCGCCGGTGACACAACCTGGCTGGCGATCAGTTCAGGAATTGGAGCGATCGGCATCCTCGGCCTTGGTGGAGCATTGGTGGTCCGGCTCTTTCCCGGGCTCGGTGCGCTGGGGCCCTGGTCTCTGGCGGCGATCAGCATTGCCGTCGTCGGCGTGGCAAACCGCTGGCGATTCAAGAGCAAACGATGGATGCAGATCGACCTGTTCCGACACCCCACCGTACCTGAGGCCTTCTCCGTCGAGCAGCCCAACGGTTGA